One genomic region from Oncorhynchus clarkii lewisi isolate Uvic-CL-2024 chromosome 21, UVic_Ocla_1.0, whole genome shotgun sequence encodes:
- the LOC139379488 gene encoding NACHT and WD repeat domain-containing protein 2: MWPSRVGSRQPCPRESALRRAAISGNVLALPPHHVPTGRSVRVFICANPDDTEAERNALKEHVYPKLRDFCRENYGIEFQVVDLYWGMDPEEWDSPDLQRLRMKLLEDCLQTSAGPCFVGLVGEKYGSIRVPGEVEAPEFEMILDAAVEAGLDTHILEEWYCRDENSVPPAYYLKPKAQMLKNYQNSMESSSAAKTKNDKAWRNVSEEIKGIFRRSVLQLQEKGTMKPPQAKKFLCSALEDELDFALGKQTPAFLKKCVCYIRKISNFDRHAKLPEMAKYMDIVVAEDRVMRNQEAYERLLKVRDEFIPTVVASSNLRVYSSVTHCDMKLGYSQEVESHYVEGLCKQFYEDMVDIIQATVQQNFDTETDPLYDEILQHLSLCKNFSAFYDYKSETLDLVQEYLLPSKGSRMSPLVVYGGPCTGKTLLLAQVAKQAYTWLQTEMGPETDPVVIVRFVGSSEFATNLRTLLQSICEQIAINYRCLIHFLPNKIQEMTELLVNLLGESSFQRPLVIILDALEQLSEADEARKLWWLPAHLPRTVRIVVSTLPNKHGILQKLRCLIHDEGRYVELVQRDRKTCSQTLKQQLLGLKRKVTSGQQIYVNEALAKCTLPMFVNLVYREVVHWRSHKDVDDRSLCSTVHESIEQLFYSVENKLGQRFVFRALGYITMAKAGLTEVELEDILSLDNSVLGDIMVSSNLKNPLRISYDLVARLKEELEGYLVERQVRNVTLMVWANRHLHLIAQKLYLSNEEDVHQMHSLLAEYFLGAWSGGRKKIFHCDNNHFASLNISQHKSPHPQQPSHKEASAEKYSYDRQTPEQPWVFQCNLLEPDIFFVNHRKMTELLYHLTRSGRTDDLMYGVIMNFSWLYTMIKIGQFEKALTDIDVAYSYSQEKELKFLATTLRSIKVKVMNNPASLSAELQQRLLPVVTSLPKLRHLLLECDKDGPKYCSIVPLHSSMDVTYSPERLPLCSSYMQIVEILPTLAPNIVLVALDDGSVSTWDVESRQLLRQIDTARSVVLGIRLTSDEKYLVVATTKNTLLIYDNHKSCLLSEVDIKGSKHCGITGGVAFINGFTLASHHALAWLEASKDVNVIDLLYGWPLYQFHCWYEVTCVQCSPDGMYAFCGQYLNTTSIFHLGTGDKLATVTSEFSGGFVKSILVLDTIHQMVMIDNEGSLSVWNTKEINNPRLMEDYDCRGDENEVVGIELSEDQHSILICKDKSIEVLDTKLWKMAEKFKAKRAERFVAAVLSKNGQSIVASMENTSSIFVWRRDSGQCMASLIEISGAIIKLIKSTHHNLLLSVASSGVLSVWDIDIITAMSNIDKTGKRIQSLQLSGREDFVFTMDGSEAIHKWNFSTGFIETVFKHEGLVENCVLTSSGDLMVTSDDKCSQYIWHTSTGENIFRINGQKISQLLMTHNDQFVVSLCEQNCSRVWRLATGHKVCNILVTLQNALITTANTFLVGTTKNKLLAVSLWSGSISKKFVCDDGISIVNFKLIPDCPDFVVFITSTETVFIWSVADESVCRRVQLPTNFLKNLEDFQISPNGKLGIVSKGDENINVLDLHSGKLRLVHAAGIIWRQKLSRDGRYLVYICFRNCDEDDEAGVVSNLIVMRLADGKSIGTCSLYKTPTFLCLSQRALNIIIGFEDGSISTYTVVDRVDAALKIKIATSNSRQIVNNASQKVRPKCGNHTFKTIADCVWRESTEVFSRDSPINVSDSGEPETTTPTKKSELLQ; encoded by the exons GGGCTGGTGGGAGAGAAGTATGGCAGTATCCGCGTGCCGGGGGAGGTGGAGGCTCCAGAGTTTGAGATGATCTTGGATGCGGCGGTGGAGGCGGGCCTAGACACACACATCCTGGAGGAGTGGTACTGTCGAGATGAGAACTCCGTGCCGCCGGCCTACTACCTCAAACCCAAAGCCCAGATGTTGAAGAACTACCAAAACTCA ATGGAGTCGAGCAGTGCAGCCAAGACGAAGAACGACAAGGCGTGGAGGAACGTGTCTGAGGAGATCAAGGGGATCTTCCGTAGGTCTGTCCTGCAGCTCCAGGAGAAGGGCACCATGAAGCCCCCTCAGGCCAAGAAATTCCTCTGTTCTG CCTTGGAGGATGAGTTGGACTTTGCCTTGGGCAAACAAACGCCTGCCTTCCTCAAGAAGTGTGTCTGCTATATCCGCAAGATCTCCAACTTCGACCGGCACGCCAAACTCCCGGAGATGGCCAAGTACATGGACATCGTCGTCGCCGAGGACCGTGTCATGCGTAACCAGGAAGCCTACGAACGTCTTTTAAAAGTACGAGACGAGTTTATCCCCACGGTGGTGGCCTCGTCCAACCTCCGGGTCTACTCCTCTGTGACGCACTGCGACATGAAGCTAGGCTACTCCCAGGAAGTGGAGAGCCACTACGTTGAAGGCTTGTGTAAACAGTTCTACGAGGATATGGTGGACATCATCCAGGCCACGGTCCAGCAGAACTTTGACACAGAGACCGACCCCTTGTACGACGAGATCCTCCAGCACCTCTCCCTGTGTAAGAACTTCTCGGCCTTCTACGATTATAAGAGCGAGACGCTGGACCTGGTGCAGGAGTATCTGCTGCCGTCTAAAGGGAGTAGGATGAGCCCCCTGGTGGTCTACGGTGGGCCCTGCACGGGGAAGACACTGCTGCTGGCCCAGGTGGCCAAACAG GCCTACACGTGGCTCCAGACGGAGATGGGCCCCGAGACAGACCCGGTAGTCATTGTCCGCTTCGTGGGCTCCTCAGAGTTTGCCACAAATCTGCGTACCCTACTCCAGAGCATCTGCGAGCAGATAGCCATCAACTACCGTTGCCTGATCCACTTCCTGCCCAACAAGATCCAGGAGATGACGGAGCTGCTAGTCAACCTCCTTGGGGAGTCCTCCTTCCAGCGGCCCCTGGTCATCATCCTGGATGCGCTGGAGCAGCTCTCAGAGGCCGACGAGGCCCGCAAGCTGTGGTGGCTTCCCGCCCACCTGCCTCGCACTGTCCGCATCGTTGTCTCAACATTACCCAACAAGCACGGAATCCTCCAAAAACTCCGCTGTTTGATCCATGATGAAGGACGCTACGTAGAGCTGGTGCAGCGTGACCGCAAGACCTGTAGTCAAACACTGAAGCAGCAGCTGCTGGGGTTGAAGAGGAAGGTGACCTCGGGACAGCAGATCTATGTCAATGAAGCGCTGGCCAAGTGCACGCTACCCATGTTCGTCAACCTCGTCTACCGGGAGGTGGTACACTGGCGCTCGCACAAGGACGTGGACGACCGTTCGCTGTGCTCCACCGTGCACGAGAGCATCGAGCAGCTCTTCTACTCGGTGGAGAACAAGCTGGGGCAGCGGTTCGTGTTCAGGGCGCTGGGATACATTACCATGGCCAAGGCAGGCTTAACGGAGGTAGAGCTGGAGGATATTTTGTCACTGGATAACAGTGTGCTGGGAGACATCATGGTCAGTTCAAATCTAAAAAACCCGCTGAGGATCTCCTATGACCTGGTGGCGAGGCTGAAAGAGGAACTGGAGGGGTACCTGGTGGAGAGGCAGGTGAGAAACGTTACTCTGATGGTGTGGGCCAATAGACATCTGCACCTCATCGCCCAGAAGCTGTATCTTAGCAATGAGGAGGACGTGCACCAGATGCACAGCCTCCTGGCCGAGTACTTCCTGGGGGCGTGGTCGGGCGGCAGGAAAAAGATCTTCCACTGCGACAACAACCACTTTGCCTCGCTCAACATCTCCCAACACAAGAGCCCCCACCCCCAGCAGCCGTCCCACAAAGAAGCATCCGCTGAGAAGTACTCCTATGACAGGCAGACCCCTGAGCAGCCCTGGGTGTTCCAGTGCAACCTCCTGGAGCCTGACATCTTCTTCGTCAACCACAGGAAGATGACAGAGCTCCTCTACCACCTGACTCGGAGTGGCCGCACAGACGACCTCATGTACGGGGTCATCATGAACTTCAGTTGGCTCTACACCATGATCAAGATAGGGCAGTTTGAGAAGGCGCTGACCGACATCGACGTAGCCTACAGCTACTCCCAGGAGAAAGAACTCAAGTTCTTGGCCACCACACTGCGCAGCATCAAGGTCAAAGTGATGAATAATCCGGCATCCCTGTCTGCAGAGCTGCAGCAGAGGCTCCTCCCTGTGGTAACCTCCCTACCAAAGCTTCGACACCTCCTCCTGGAGTGCGACAAGGACGGCCCCAAGTACTGCTCCATCGtgcccctccactcctccatggATGTCACCTACAGCCCTGAAAGACTGCCGCTGTGCTCCAGCTACATGCAGATAGTGGAGATCCTGCCCACCCTAGCCCCCAACATTGTCCTCGTGGCCCTGGACGATGGGTCCGTCAGCACATGGGACGTGGAGAGCAGGCAGCTCCTCCGGCAGATAGACACGGCCCGCTCAGTTGTCCTGGGGATCAGACTAACCAGCGACGAGAAGTACCTGGTCGTGGCAACCACCAAGAATACGCTGCTCATTTATGACAACCATAAGTCCTGCCTGCTGTCCGAAGTAGACATCAAGGGCTCCAAGCACTGTGGTATCACAGGAGGGGTGGCTTTCATCAACGGATTCACACTGGCCAGCCATCATGCCTTGGCCTGGCTAGAGGCCAGTAAAGACGTTAATGTGATCGATCTGCTCTACGGCTGGCCCCTCTACCAGTTCCACTGCTGGTACGAGGTCACCTGCGTCCAATGCTCCCCGGATGGAATGTATGCCTTCTGTGGTCAGTATCTCAACACCACGTCCATCTTCCATCTGGGCACCGGGGACAAGCTAGCCACGGTCACGTCCGAGTTTTCCGGGGGATTCGTCAAGTCCATCTTAGTCCTGGACACCATTCACCAGATGGTGATGATCGATAATGAGGGGAGCCTGTCGGTGTGGAACACCAAAGAGATTAACAACCCCAGACTGATGGAAGATTACGACTGCCGGGGGGACGAGAACGAGGTCGTAGGCATTGAGCTGTCAGAAGACCAGCACTCCATCCTCATCTGCAAAGACAAGAGCATCGAGGTCCTGGACACCAAGTTGTGGAAGATGGCAGAGAAGTTCAAGGCCAAGCGGGCAGAGCGTTTCGTGGCTGCAGTCCTCTCCAAAAATGGCCAAAGTATCGTGGCCTCCATGGAGAACACGTCGTCCATATTTGTGTGGAGGAGGGACAGTGGGCAGTGCATGGCCAGCCTGATTGAGATCTCTGGGGCCATCATTAAACTCATCAAGTCCACCCACCACAACCTGCTCCTGTCTGTGGCCAGCAGTGGAGTGCTATCAGTCTGGGACATTGACATCATCACCGCCATGTCCAACATTGACAAAACAGGTAAGAGGATCCAGAGTTTACAGCTCTCTGGAAGGGAAGACTTTGTGTTCACAATGGACGGCTCCGAAGCCATCCACAAGTGGAACTTCAGCACAGGCTTCATCGAGACTGTCTTCAAGCACGAGGGCTTGGTGGAGAACTGTGTCCTGACCTCCTCCGGGGATCTCATGGTGACGTCGGATGATAAGTGCAGCCAGTACATCTGGCATACGTCCACCGGCGAAAACATTTTCCGCATCAACGGACAGAAGATATCCCAGCTCCTGATGACCCACAACGACCAGTTCGTGGTGTCCCTCTGCGAACAAAACTGCTCCCGAGTCTGGAGGCTGGCCACCGGACACAAAGTGTGCAACATACTGGTGACCCTCCAGAACGCACTGATCACCACCGCAAACACCTTCCTAGTGGGAACTACTAAAAACAAGCTGCTCGCTGTCAGCCTCTGGTCAGGCAGTATTTCTAAgaagtttgtctgtgacgacgGCATTAGCATTGTCAACTTCAAGCTTATTCCCGACTGCCCTGACTTCGTGGTCTTCATTACATCGACAGAGACTGTGTTTATATGGAGCGTGGCGGACGAGTCAGTCTGCAGACGCGTCCAGCTGCCTACTAACTTCCTCAAAAACCTGGAAGACTTCCAGATTTCACCAAATGGGAAACTGGGCATTGTCTCCAAGGGCGACGAGAACATTAACGTGTTGGACCTTCACAGCGGGAAGCTGAGGCTCGTTCACGCCGCCGGTATCATCTGGCGGCAGAAGCTGTCCAGAGACGGGCGCTACCTGGTCTACATCTGCTTCCGGAACTGCGATGAAGATGACGAAGCGGGTGTGGTGTCCAACCTGATCGTGATGCGTCTGGCGGATGGAAAGAGCATCGGGACATGCTCCCTCTACAAGACGCCCACCTTCCTCTGCCTGTCCCAGCGGGCACTCAACATCATCATCGGCTTCGAGGACGGCAGCATCAGCACCTACACGGTGGTGGACCGCGTGGACGCCGCACTCAAGATCAAGATTGCCACGTCCAACAGCCGGCAGATCGTCAACAACGCCTCGCAGAAGGTAAGGCCCAAGTGCGGCAACCACACTTTCAAGACCATCGCCGACTGCGTGTGGAGGGAGTCCACTGAAGTCTTCTCCAGGGATAGCCCCATCAATGTGTCTGACTCAGGGGAGCCAGAGACCACCACTCCCACCAAAAAGAGTGAACTGTTGCAGTGA